The nucleotide window AGAAGCAAGCTCAACCAGAACCTCAATAGCTTTCACATAAGCCACACGGCAAGCTTGGACCTGTTGCCCACCTCTAGCTAAACCGGTTAAGTCATTCTTGGTCTCGCCTTCAGAGAAGTGATCAAACTTTGGAAGCTTCACACCAGCGATGTTCTCTTGCCTTGAACGAACTTTCAGCGTAGCTTCCTTAACGTTCTCGAGAACTACATGCTTAACATTCTCACCAGCCACGTACTTGACTTCGGTGAGAGCAAAAGACGATGTCTTCATCATATCTCCCATTGATTCCTTGGCCGTAACGATCTTCTTGAGAAGGGCTCTGAACTGAACAGTTAAGGCATCGCTCTTCTTCTTGAGGAGAGCATGACCTCTTGTAGCTCCAACAAGACGAGCTTTCATCACACCGAGCATAGTAACAGTGGGAACCACAT belongs to Brassica rapa cultivar Chiifu-401-42 chromosome A07, CAAS_Brap_v3.01, whole genome shotgun sequence and includes:
- the LOC103830181 gene encoding V-type proton ATPase subunit D; translation: MAGQNARLNVVPTVTMLGVMKARLVGATRGHALLKKKSDALTVQFRALLKKIVTAKESMGDMMKTSSFALTEVKYVAGENVKHVVLENVKEATLKVRSRQENIAGVKLPKFDHFSEGETKNDLTGLARGGQQVQACRVAYVKAIEVLVELASLQTSFLTLDEAIKTTNRRVNALENVVKPKIENTISYIKGELDELEREDFFRLKKIQGYKRREVERQAANAKAFAEEMVLEGISMQRGISINAARNLLEGGGEKDADIIF